One part of the Rickettsia akari str. Hartford genome encodes these proteins:
- a CDS encoding MFS transporter — MSVFPKADAYAISLYSIAVLCSTFILRDLVFGYLGDTYGRKTTVVITILMMDTSCIVMALLPTYNAIGITASIIIILCRIVQGMYAIGEVIGTEIYLTEFTKPPIQYPIVALATVFATVGTFAALGVATIVTSYCFNWRYAFGIGAIIAVVRTLVRTALRETPEFAKMQSLNYLKLFLFCIYLLR, encoded by the coding sequence ATGAGCGTTTTTCCAAAAGCCGATGCTTATGCTATTTCGCTTTACTCTATAGCAGTTTTATGTTCTACTTTTATCTTGAGAGATCTCGTTTTCGGATATTTAGGCGATACATATGGACGCAAAACTACAGTAGTAATAACAATTCTGATGATGGATACTTCATGCATAGTCATGGCATTACTTCCTACTTACAATGCAATTGGTATAACAGCTTCTATTATAATAATATTATGTAGAATTGTTCAAGGTATGTATGCAATTGGAGAGGTAATAGGAACAGAAATTTATTTAACTGAGTTTACTAAACCTCCAATACAATATCCTATTGTAGCCTTAGCTACGGTTTTCGCTACTGTAGGAACTTTCGCAGCTTTAGGGGTTGCTACTATTGTTACTTCTTATTGCTTTAATTGGCGTTATGCATTTGGTATCGGTGCAATTATTGCCGTTGTAAGAACATTAGTAAGAACCGCATTACGAGAAACTCCTGAATTTGCTAAAATGCAAAGCTTAAATTACTTAAAACTGTTTTTATTTTGCATATATTTATTGCGGTGA
- a CDS encoding type II toxin-antitoxin system ParD family antitoxin — MNYCYFKGSIVSIYLTPEFEKYVNRQVESGFYHSSSEVIRAVLRLMVKSENISQNAQFENYKTWLNHEIQIGLDQAAEYKLIPGEKALQDMRDFRKAYLENNS; from the coding sequence ATCAATTATTGTTATTTTAAAGGGAGTATTGTAAGTATTTATTTAACTCCTGAATTTGAAAAGTATGTAAATAGACAGGTAGAAAGTGGCTTTTACCATTCTTCAAGTGAAGTTATAAGAGCAGTGTTACGTTTAATGGTCAAATCTGAAAATATTTCTCAAAATGCTCAGTTTGAAAATTATAAAACATGGCTTAATCACGAAATACAGATTGGTTTAGATCAAGCTGCTGAATATAAATTAATTCCAGGAGAAAAAGCGTTACAAGATATGCGTGATTTTCGTAAAGCGTATTTAGAAAACAATAGTTAA
- a CDS encoding DUF167 domain-containing protein, translated as MDKFYNYNSSLHQVLLNLKVKPNSKQNLISNFVIINNIPYLKLSIKATPEKGKANEEIINYLAKAWKLSRSNIEIIKGHTHSVKTILIKNINEDYLNFIINSYIR; from the coding sequence ATGGATAAATTCTATAATTATAACTCTTCTTTACATCAGGTATTACTTAATCTTAAAGTAAAGCCTAATTCTAAACAAAATCTAATTAGTAATTTTGTAATTATCAATAATATTCCATATCTAAAATTATCTATAAAAGCAACACCGGAAAAAGGTAAAGCTAATGAAGAAATCATAAATTATTTAGCAAAAGCATGGAAATTATCACGTAGTAATATCGAAATTATTAAAGGTCATACTCATAGCGTAAAAACGATATTGATAAAAAATATTAATGAAGACTATTTAAATTTTATTATTAATTCCTATATTAGATAG
- a CDS encoding citrate synthase, with protein MTNDNDSDSEFAELKIRGKIFQLPILKASIGEDVIDISRVSAEVNCFTYDPGFMSTASCKSTITYIDGDKGILRHRGYNIKDLAEKSDFLEVAYLLIYGELPSIEQYNNFTKQVAHHSLVNERLHYLFQTFCSSSHPMAIMLAAIGSLSAFYPDLLNFKEADYELTAIRMIAKIPTIAAMSYKYSIGQPFVYPDNSLDFTENFLHMMFATPCTKYKVNPIIKNALNKIFILHADHEQNASTSTVRIAGSSGANAFACISTGIASLWGPAHGGANEAVINMLKEIGSSENIPKYIAKAKDKSDPFRLMGFGHRVYKNYDPRASVLKETCKEVLKELGQLENNPLLQIAIELEAIALKDEYFIERKLYPNVDFYSGIIYKAMGIPSQMFTVLFAIARTVGWMAQWKEMHEDPGQKISRPRQLYTGYVHREYTGIGER; from the coding sequence ATGACCAATGACAATGATTCTGATTCAGAATTTGCCGAATTAAAAATCAGAGGAAAAATATTTCAATTACCTATACTTAAAGCAAGTATAGGTGAGGATGTAATCGACATAAGCAGGGTATCTGCGGAAGTCAATTGTTTTACTTATGACCCGGGTTTTATGTCTACTGCTTCTTGTAAGTCTACTATCACTTATATAGACGGTGATAAAGGAATCTTGCGGCATCGAGGATATAATATTAAAGATTTAGCCGAGAAGAGCGATTTTTTGGAAGTGGCATATTTGCTAATCTATGGAGAATTACCAAGCATCGAGCAGTATAATAATTTCACTAAACAGGTTGCTCATCATTCATTAGTGAATGAAAGATTACACTATTTATTTCAAACCTTTTGTAGCTCTTCTCATCCTATGGCTATTATGCTTGCGGCTATTGGTTCTCTGTCGGCATTTTATCCTGATTTACTGAATTTTAAAGAAGCAGACTACGAACTTACCGCTATTAGAATGATTGCTAAGATACCAACTATCGCCGCAATGTCTTATAAATATTCTATAGGACAACCGTTTGTTTATCCTGATAATTCGTTAGATTTTACTGAAAATTTTCTGCATATGATGTTTGCAACGCCTTGTACAAAATACAAAGTAAATCCAATAATAAAAAATGCGCTTAATAAGATATTTATCCTACATGCAGACCATGAGCAGAATGCTTCTACTTCAACAGTCCGAATAGCTGGTTCATCTGGAGCTAATGCTTTTGCGTGTATTAGCACTGGTATTGCATCACTTTGGGGACCTGCTCACGGCGGAGCTAATGAAGCGGTAATAAACATGCTTAAAGAAATCGGTAGTTCTGAGAATATACCTAAATATATAGCTAAAGCTAAGGATAAAAGTGATCCGTTTAGGTTAATGGGTTTCGGTCATCGTGTATATAAAAACTATGACCCACGTGCCTCAGTACTTAAAGAAACGTGCAAAGAAGTATTAAAGGAACTTGGGCAGCTAGAAAATAATCCACTTTTACAAATAGCAATAGAACTTGAAGCTATCGCTCTTAAAGATGAATATTTTATTGAGAGAAAATTATATCCAAATGTTGATTTTTATTCAGGTATTATCTATAAAGCTATGGGTATACCGTCGCAAATGTTCACGGTACTTTTTGCAATAGCAAGAACCGTAGGCTGGATGGCACAATGGAAAGAAATGCACGAAGACCCTGGACAAAAAATCAGCAGACCTAGACAGCTTTATACCGGTTATGTACATAGAGAGTATACGGGTATCGGGGAAAGGTAA
- a CDS encoding alpha/beta hydrolase family protein, with product MKKLLYIIFLASIFLSGCSTIHDVASRVKHSQDIATQNNFQMRLVSGGDFTLTTYQRITASDLPFVFYIEGDGHLSDGYVNSENPTPVNPMLLKLATIDKRPNVVYIARPCQYTPLEMNPKCISDYWLDKRMGQEVVDSINNVINIINNGQKFSLVGFSGGGGLTILIAAQNNNVKDIITIAGNLDTKKFDKYHNYRGYLVKSLNPINYAKQVNNVPQLHLSGMDDKRVPPFIAELYVQTSNSSCVKKQTLPNISHAKGWDKVWANILDIPLICN from the coding sequence ATGAAAAAACTTCTTTATATAATATTCCTTGCATCAATATTTCTCTCAGGGTGTTCTACCATTCATGATGTAGCTAGTAGGGTAAAGCATTCGCAAGATATAGCAACTCAAAATAACTTTCAGATGAGGCTAGTAAGCGGAGGTGATTTTACTCTTACTACTTATCAGCGTATTACCGCTAGTGACCTACCTTTTGTATTCTATATTGAGGGAGATGGGCATCTTTCGGATGGCTACGTTAACTCTGAAAACCCTACTCCTGTTAATCCGATGCTCTTGAAGCTTGCTACAATCGACAAAAGACCGAATGTTGTTTATATAGCACGACCTTGTCAATATACTCCTTTAGAGATGAATCCAAAATGCATTAGCGATTATTGGTTAGATAAAAGAATGGGACAGGAAGTCGTAGATTCAATTAACAATGTAATAAATATTATCAATAACGGACAAAAATTTAGCTTAGTCGGCTTCTCCGGTGGCGGCGGGCTTACAATATTAATTGCCGCTCAAAATAATAATGTTAAAGATATTATAACGATTGCAGGTAATTTAGATACTAAAAAGTTTGATAAATATCATAATTATCGCGGTTACTTAGTTAAATCGTTAAACCCGATAAATTATGCAAAACAGGTTAATAATGTTCCTCAATTACATCTATCCGGCATGGATGACAAAAGAGTCCCACCTTTCATAGCAGAGCTTTACGTACAAACAAGTAACTCATCATGTGTAAAAAAACAAACTTTGCCTAATATTTCTCATGCAAAAGGTTGGGATAAAGTTTGGGCTAATATATTAGATATTCCTCTGATTTGTAATTAA
- the htpG gene encoding molecular chaperone HtpG produces the protein MTQEKKKFDAEVGKILNLMIHSLYSNKEIFMRELISNASDACDKLRYLSQSHSELVASDSNFKITVKVDKDNWQIIIRDNGIGMNKEDLIDNLGTIARSGTANFLKSLSGDSKKDNMLIGQFGVGFYSSFMVADKVTVTSRKAGEDTVHVWESDGLGEYIVSDSDKEFTRGTEIILHIKKEEDIFLDHFRLKHIVKSYSDHVAVPIYFFDEAGNNEIQLNSASALWTRPKSEITEEQYKEFYKSLSYAVDDPWITMHNKNEGAIEFTNLLFIPSSKTFDLFHPDRKRRVKLYIKRVFISDENIDLIPSYLRFLRGVVDSEDLPLNISRESLQHNSVLEKIKNAITKRVLGELRKKKEESSEEYNKFWANFGGALKEGLCEATTDHEKLLEVCIFRSALHNKMISLDEYIAGFKEEQNTIYYLSGDNPDKLLSSPQIEGLLSKNIDVLLFTDTVDDFWVNVNSEYKGHAIKSATRSDIDVEQTTSQSEDKNTHSKKSDDEYKLLTDYFKETLGKLVKEVKISKKLTSSPACLAVSDSAMDIRMERFLIEQKQITAASAKNLELNPKNKIIEKIFNDLKANNKNNEELVNLIFDQACILEGEPVADTGAFSKRLNDIVQKAIL, from the coding sequence ATGACACAAGAAAAGAAAAAGTTTGATGCCGAGGTCGGCAAGATTTTAAATTTAATGATTCACTCTCTGTATAGCAATAAAGAGATTTTTATGAGGGAGTTAATTTCCAATGCTTCGGATGCTTGCGATAAATTACGTTATTTATCTCAAAGTCATAGCGAATTAGTAGCTAGTGATAGTAATTTTAAAATTACGGTTAAAGTCGATAAAGATAACTGGCAGATTATTATCCGTGATAACGGTATCGGCATGAATAAAGAGGATTTAATTGATAATTTAGGTACTATTGCAAGATCTGGTACGGCAAATTTTCTTAAAAGCCTCTCCGGTGATTCTAAAAAGGATAATATGCTAATCGGTCAATTTGGTGTTGGATTTTATTCAAGCTTTATGGTGGCCGATAAAGTGACTGTAACCTCAAGAAAAGCAGGCGAAGATACAGTCCATGTTTGGGAATCAGACGGGCTTGGCGAGTATATTGTTTCAGATTCAGATAAAGAATTCACAAGAGGCACGGAAATTATTTTACATATCAAAAAAGAAGAAGATATATTCCTTGATCATTTCAGGTTAAAACACATCGTTAAAAGCTATTCCGATCACGTAGCAGTACCAATATATTTCTTTGATGAAGCCGGTAATAATGAAATCCAGCTTAATTCAGCTTCTGCATTATGGACAAGACCGAAATCAGAAATTACGGAAGAACAATATAAAGAATTCTACAAAAGCCTATCTTATGCCGTTGATGACCCTTGGATAACTATGCATAATAAAAACGAAGGAGCTATAGAATTTACTAACCTGCTTTTCATTCCTTCAAGTAAAACATTTGACTTATTTCATCCTGATCGTAAAAGGCGAGTCAAATTATATATAAAAAGAGTGTTTATTTCTGATGAGAATATTGATTTAATTCCGTCATATTTAAGATTTTTACGAGGCGTGGTTGATTCAGAAGACTTACCGTTAAATATTAGCCGTGAGTCATTACAGCATAATAGTGTACTTGAGAAAATCAAAAATGCTATTACAAAAAGAGTGCTTGGTGAGCTTAGAAAAAAGAAAGAGGAATCATCTGAAGAATATAATAAGTTTTGGGCTAATTTCGGTGGGGCTTTAAAAGAGGGTTTATGTGAAGCTACTACCGACCATGAAAAATTATTAGAGGTATGCATATTCAGAAGTGCCTTACATAATAAAATGATTAGCCTTGACGAATATATAGCAGGATTTAAAGAGGAACAGAATACTATATATTATTTAAGCGGTGATAACCCAGATAAATTACTTTCAAGTCCACAAATTGAAGGATTATTAAGTAAAAATATCGATGTATTACTTTTTACCGATACAGTGGATGATTTTTGGGTAAATGTTAATAGCGAGTATAAAGGACATGCTATTAAGTCAGCGACAAGAAGCGATATCGATGTAGAGCAAACTACTTCACAATCTGAAGATAAAAATACACATAGTAAAAAATCCGATGATGAATATAAATTGCTAACAGATTATTTTAAAGAAACACTTGGGAAATTAGTAAAAGAAGTTAAGATCTCTAAAAAACTTACTTCAAGCCCTGCTTGTCTTGCCGTTAGCGACTCTGCTATGGATATTCGTATGGAGAGATTTTTGATTGAGCAGAAACAAATAACTGCTGCATCCGCTAAAAATTTAGAGCTCAATCCTAAAAATAAAATCATAGAAAAAATCTTTAACGACTTAAAAGCAAATAATAAAAATAATGAAGAATTGGTTAATCTAATATTTGATCAAGCCTGTATTTTAGAGGGTGAACCGGTTGCCGATACAGGTGCATTTTCAAAGAGATTAAACGATATTGTACAAAAAGCTATATTATAA
- the obgE gene encoding GTPase ObgE, whose product MNFIDEVKIYIKGGNGGNGCVSFHREKFIDRGGPDGGDGGRGGSVIFRSNHHLNTLVNYRYKQHFTAENGENGKGSNRSGKSGKSLVLDVPIGTQIFSEDGNILLHDFTEDDQSFEIIKGGSGGLGNSHFKTSVNQAPRKRTEGEIAEEMWIHLSLKLLSDVGLVGLPNAGKSTFLSVVTAAKPKIADYPFTTLVPHLGVVYVDDEEFVIADIPGLIEGAHQGHGLGDKFLKHIERCNVLIHLIDGSSNDVVVDYNTVRLELGSYSDHLEHKIEIICLNKCDVLTDEEIQEKINKLQQATNKEVFSISTYTNLGVNKIVKLALKIIKNQE is encoded by the coding sequence ATGAATTTTATTGATGAAGTTAAAATATATATAAAAGGCGGGAACGGCGGTAATGGTTGCGTTAGTTTCCATCGTGAGAAATTTATTGACAGAGGCGGACCGGACGGTGGGGACGGTGGGCGTGGCGGTAGTGTTATATTTAGGAGTAATCACCATCTTAATACGCTAGTAAATTATCGATATAAACAGCATTTTACCGCAGAAAACGGCGAAAATGGTAAAGGTTCAAATAGAAGCGGCAAATCAGGAAAATCATTAGTTCTTGATGTTCCCATCGGTACTCAAATCTTTTCCGAGGACGGCAATATATTATTGCATGACTTCACTGAAGATGACCAAAGCTTTGAAATAATTAAAGGAGGAAGCGGTGGTCTTGGTAACAGCCATTTCAAAACGTCGGTTAATCAAGCTCCGAGGAAGCGTACGGAAGGGGAAATTGCCGAAGAAATGTGGATTCATTTAAGCTTAAAGCTTCTCTCTGATGTTGGGCTTGTGGGTCTCCCAAATGCCGGTAAATCTACTTTTTTATCGGTTGTAACGGCCGCCAAGCCTAAAATTGCCGATTATCCTTTTACTACTTTAGTGCCGCATCTTGGAGTGGTGTATGTTGATGACGAAGAGTTCGTAATAGCTGATATTCCAGGTTTGATTGAAGGAGCTCATCAAGGACACGGACTTGGCGATAAATTCTTAAAGCATATAGAAAGATGTAATGTATTAATACATTTAATAGACGGCTCTAGTAATGATGTAGTGGTAGATTATAACACGGTACGTCTTGAACTTGGGTCATATTCCGACCATCTAGAACATAAAATCGAAATCATATGTCTTAATAAATGTGATGTTCTTACCGATGAGGAAATACAAGAAAAAATAAATAAGTTACAACAAGCTACTAATAAAGAAGTTTTTTCTATCTCTACATACACTAATCTAGGGGTAAATAAAATAGTTAAACTAGCTTTAAAGATTATAAAAAATCAGGAGTAA
- a CDS encoding uracil-DNA glycosylase family protein, whose protein sequence is MSNTLKWLSAIGVEYYCSEHPPKLKVCNNTELTEKSQVKLMSTKKTVFNTNRNLSKFPYREEFKGDTSHRTSAYTSVCEVEGLGSTSKLPLAVGFGKLSNDKVHDNITLARSLADKANNIAELKESLLNFNGCALKKFATNTVFGDGNLEAKIMLIGEAPGITEDLKGIPFCGESGNLLDNMLHAIGISRKNNAYITNTVFWRPPANRQPTLEEVDICKPFVEKHIALISPTLIILVGSTAATSLLGKNSGITKIRQEYYFYTNKYLSAPIQTTAIFHPAYLLRQPMQKRTSWYDLLKIKEYLVNTGLLVN, encoded by the coding sequence ATGAGTAATACGCTTAAATGGTTAAGTGCAATCGGTGTTGAATATTACTGCTCTGAGCACCCACCGAAATTAAAGGTATGTAATAATACTGAACTAACTGAAAAGTCACAAGTAAAACTTATGTCTACAAAAAAAACTGTATTCAATACGAATAGAAATCTTTCAAAATTTCCTTATAGAGAGGAATTTAAAGGAGACACTTCACATCGAACCTCAGCGTACACAAGCGTATGTGAGGTTGAGGGGTTAGGATCGACATCTAAACTACCTCTAGCAGTAGGGTTTGGAAAGCTTTCTAATGATAAAGTTCATGATAATATAACCCTAGCAAGATCTCTTGCAGATAAAGCTAATAATATCGCAGAATTAAAAGAATCTCTACTAAATTTTAATGGTTGTGCACTTAAGAAATTTGCTACTAATACGGTTTTCGGTGATGGTAATTTGGAAGCTAAAATTATGTTAATAGGCGAAGCTCCTGGGATTACTGAGGATTTGAAAGGAATACCTTTTTGCGGCGAAAGCGGCAATTTACTCGATAATATGCTACATGCTATCGGAATTTCACGAAAAAATAACGCTTATATTACTAATACGGTATTTTGGCGTCCTCCCGCTAATAGACAGCCAACGCTTGAAGAAGTCGATATTTGTAAACCATTTGTTGAGAAACATATTGCGCTTATTAGCCCGACGCTAATTATTCTAGTCGGTAGCACGGCTGCAACTAGCTTACTCGGAAAAAATTCAGGCATTACTAAAATTAGACAAGAATATTATTTTTATACCAATAAATATCTATCAGCTCCTATTCAAACTACTGCAATCTTCCACCCTGCCTATTTACTTCGCCAACCTATGCAAAAACGTACCTCTTGGTATGATTTACTCAAAATTAAGGAGTATTTAGTGAATACGGGTTTGCTCGTTAACTAA
- the hemA gene encoding 5-aminolevulinate synthase — MSYYDTIFSKHIDKIKGEGRYREFKALKRQADNFPFAEHANKQIVMWCINDYLGMSKHAKVMQASIETLLKYGVGSGGTRNIGGNNIAILELEKELADLHKKQAALVFTSGFVANDTTLASLAKIMPDIVFFSDELNHASIIAGITSSRAEKYIYRHLDVKHLEELLQSIDINRPKIIVFESAYSMDGFFSPIKDIINLAKKYNALTFIDEVHTVGLYGKQGGGMAELLNCSDQIDIIQGTLAKAYGTIGGYITSTHNLVNAIRLTAPGFIFTTSLPPVISTAATHSIRHLKESNEERITHQEVVIKLKNSFENFNIPYLKNESHIVPIIIGDPIKAARASNMLLNEYSIYVQHINFPTVPRGTERLRIIPTPAHTNKMINDLSIALVHIFAELDIELSSTKELNEEVRLNLIA; from the coding sequence ATGTCTTATTACGATACTATATTTAGCAAACATATAGACAAAATTAAGGGCGAAGGAAGGTATCGAGAATTTAAAGCCTTAAAAAGACAAGCCGATAATTTTCCTTTTGCAGAACATGCTAATAAACAAATAGTTATGTGGTGCATTAATGACTATTTAGGTATGAGTAAACATGCAAAAGTAATGCAAGCTTCTATAGAGACATTGCTAAAATACGGTGTTGGATCAGGCGGAACTCGCAATATCGGCGGCAATAATATTGCCATTCTTGAGCTTGAAAAAGAACTTGCAGATTTACACAAAAAGCAAGCAGCTTTAGTTTTTACATCTGGTTTTGTTGCAAATGATACAACGCTTGCAAGTCTTGCTAAAATCATGCCGGATATAGTATTTTTCTCCGATGAGCTAAATCATGCATCAATCATTGCAGGAATTACAAGTTCAAGAGCCGAGAAATATATATATAGACATTTAGATGTTAAACATCTAGAAGAGCTTTTGCAATCAATCGATATTAATAGGCCGAAAATTATTGTTTTTGAATCGGCTTACTCTATGGACGGTTTCTTCTCACCTATCAAAGATATAATCAACTTAGCCAAAAAATATAATGCTTTAACCTTTATCGACGAAGTCCATACGGTCGGTTTGTACGGTAAACAAGGCGGCGGTATGGCTGAGCTTCTTAATTGTAGCGATCAAATCGATATTATTCAAGGAACGCTTGCCAAAGCATACGGCACTATCGGCGGTTATATCACTAGCACCCATAATTTAGTCAATGCTATAAGATTAACCGCTCCAGGATTTATTTTCACTACTTCATTACCGCCGGTAATTTCTACCGCTGCAACGCATAGTATTAGACATCTTAAAGAATCAAATGAAGAACGAATAACACATCAAGAAGTAGTGATAAAACTTAAAAACTCTTTTGAAAATTTTAATATACCTTATTTGAAAAATGAAAGTCATATAGTGCCAATAATTATTGGTGATCCGATTAAAGCGGCGAGAGCCTCAAATATGCTCCTTAATGAGTACAGTATTTACGTTCAACATATCAATTTTCCAACCGTACCGAGAGGTACGGAACGCCTCCGAATCATACCAACCCCTGCCCATACCAATAAAATGATCAATGATTTGTCTATAGCCTTAGTGCATATATTTGCCGAACTTGATATAGAATTATCTTCTACAAAAGAACTAAACGAAGAAGTACGTTTGAATCTTATTGCATAA
- the tig gene encoding trigger factor gives MGITVLKNEGLDFHARISTPLSEIDDDIQKELLDLTKKVKIAGFRAGKVPVSIVKQKYGTSVRNDVIERRINHSVNHVIKKHNLSIIGRPKIEALQNEPDKALAFTVKIELLPKVTIPDLKKISLDRPKLEVNAKDVEEQLEKLAALTKSYTKESKAKIKDGDQVTIDAIGYIKDEAFEGGQLNDLKVVIGSNALIPSFEKQLIGSKTGSEVDVNVTFPENYHSKDLAGKEARFAVQIKAVHTAEPTVIDDEFAKKFQSNSLEELRTHFAKQIENESEEAINTIMKMNLFDQLEKLLDFDVPASLLEQEKNILKSETDKNNQDESLLKDKSPKEITEYYNKVALRRVRIGLLLAEYAKSKNLQLEPDDLRKVIMQRARNFPGQENMIFDFYKNNPSAIEGLKGPALEDKAVQYIFNNEIKLKEKKYTKEELEKYLEAEEQRITLI, from the coding sequence ATGGGAATTACCGTATTAAAAAATGAAGGATTGGATTTTCATGCAAGAATCTCTACTCCTTTAAGTGAGATAGATGACGATATTCAAAAAGAATTACTTGATTTAACCAAAAAAGTTAAGATAGCAGGTTTTAGAGCTGGTAAAGTACCGGTTTCAATTGTTAAGCAAAAATACGGTACTTCCGTCAGGAATGATGTAATAGAAAGAAGAATTAACCATTCGGTAAATCACGTTATTAAAAAACATAATCTAAGTATAATCGGTAGACCAAAAATTGAAGCATTGCAAAACGAACCCGATAAAGCTTTAGCATTTACCGTAAAAATAGAGCTATTACCTAAAGTTACTATTCCAGATTTAAAGAAAATCTCACTGGATCGTCCAAAATTAGAAGTAAATGCTAAAGATGTTGAAGAACAACTAGAAAAACTTGCCGCATTAACAAAAAGCTATACTAAAGAAAGTAAAGCAAAAATAAAAGATGGAGATCAGGTGACTATTGATGCAATCGGGTACATCAAGGACGAAGCTTTTGAAGGCGGTCAATTAAATGATTTAAAGGTAGTAATAGGTAGTAATGCACTTATTCCAAGTTTTGAGAAGCAATTAATAGGTTCTAAAACAGGTAGTGAAGTAGATGTTAATGTTACTTTTCCTGAAAATTACCATTCTAAAGATTTAGCAGGTAAAGAGGCTCGTTTTGCAGTACAAATTAAAGCAGTACATACTGCAGAACCTACCGTTATTGATGATGAGTTTGCTAAAAAATTCCAAAGTAATAGCCTTGAAGAATTGCGTACACATTTTGCTAAACAAATAGAAAACGAATCGGAAGAAGCTATTAATACTATAATGAAAATGAACTTATTTGATCAGTTAGAAAAATTGTTAGATTTTGACGTACCGGCATCTTTATTAGAGCAAGAAAAAAATATTCTAAAGTCCGAAACCGATAAAAATAACCAAGATGAATCATTATTAAAAGATAAATCCCCTAAAGAAATAACAGAATATTATAATAAAGTAGCCCTACGCCGTGTGCGAATAGGCTTATTACTTGCTGAATACGCAAAATCTAAAAATTTGCAATTAGAGCCTGATGATTTAAGAAAAGTTATTATGCAACGAGCACGTAATTTTCCTGGGCAAGAAAATATGATATTTGATTTTTATAAAAATAATCCTAGCGCCATTGAAGGGCTTAAAGGTCCTGCCTTAGAAGATAAAGCTGTACAATATATATTTAATAACGAAATAAAGCTTAAAGAAAAGAAATATACTAAGGAAGAGCTAGAGAAATATCTAGAAGCAGAAGAACAACGTATTACCTTGATTTGA
- a CDS encoding type II toxin-antitoxin system RelE/ParE family toxin translates to MVKNQFILTSHAEQDIKDIWLYITNDSIRAADDVLECLEQAFDKLAHNPNIGSEREDLTNNTCAFGLYIIIILFALLIPALYKFYVL, encoded by the coding sequence ATAGTTAAAAATCAATTTATTTTAACTAGCCATGCTGAACAAGATATCAAAGATATTTGGCTTTATATAACAAATGATAGTATTAGAGCAGCTGATGACGTACTAGAATGTTTGGAACAAGCTTTTGATAAATTAGCTCATAATCCTAACATTGGAAGTGAACGTGAAGATTTAACAAATAACACTTGCGCTTTTGGATTGTATATAATTATTATATTATTTGCGCTCCTGATACCAGCCCTTTACAAATTTTACGTATTATAA
- a CDS encoding single-stranded DNA-binding protein, whose protein sequence is MAGSLNKVILIGNVGRDPEIRTTGEGKKIINLSLATTETWKDRITSERKERTEWHRVVIFSEGLVSVVERYVAKGSKLYIEGSLQTRKWNDNSGQEKYTTEVVLQNFNSQLILLDSKNSNNHNQDSGHSEYKHTETKNHSFDHSDLDDEIPF, encoded by the coding sequence ATGGCAGGTAGTTTAAATAAAGTAATATTAATAGGTAATGTAGGGCGTGATCCGGAAATTAGAACTACGGGCGAAGGGAAAAAAATCATTAATCTTTCCTTAGCAACAACCGAAACTTGGAAAGATCGTATTACCAGCGAACGAAAAGAACGAACTGAATGGCATAGAGTAGTGATATTTAGTGAAGGATTAGTATCTGTTGTAGAACGCTATGTAGCAAAAGGTAGTAAATTATATATTGAAGGTTCATTACAAACCCGTAAGTGGAATGATAATTCAGGTCAAGAAAAATATACCACGGAAGTTGTGTTACAAAACTTTAATTCACAATTAATATTATTAGATAGTAAAAACTCTAATAATCATAATCAAGATTCAGGGCATAGCGAATATAAGCATACTGAAACTAAAAATCATTCCTTTGATCATAGCGACTTAGACGATGAAATACCGTTTTAA